One genomic window of Halolamina sediminis includes the following:
- the engB gene encoding GTP-binding protein EngB, whose amino-acid sequence MPFENRPDRGDEVVLVGRSNVGKSTLMRELTGHKFDTGGKPGVTRQPNHYDWAGQDFMFTDLPGFGFMSGVDEQQREQIKTDVVRYVEENAEDILAGVLVVDGKAVIDIIDRHQEKGDIPHDVEMFHFLQDVDVDPIVAVNKMDKVDDRDERLDDLCDRLGLFPPWQQYQETICPITAKTGSIEPLTEALGQRFREAKRDELLQFVS is encoded by the coding sequence ATGCCTTTCGAGAACCGGCCGGACCGCGGGGACGAGGTCGTCCTCGTCGGGCGGTCGAACGTCGGGAAGTCAACGCTGATGCGGGAGCTGACGGGTCACAAGTTCGATACGGGCGGGAAGCCGGGGGTGACCCGCCAGCCCAACCACTACGACTGGGCGGGACAGGACTTCATGTTCACCGACCTGCCCGGGTTCGGGTTCATGTCCGGCGTCGACGAACAGCAGCGCGAGCAGATCAAGACTGACGTGGTGCGTTACGTTGAGGAGAACGCCGAGGACATCCTCGCGGGCGTGCTGGTCGTCGACGGGAAGGCGGTGATCGACATCATCGACCGCCATCAGGAGAAGGGCGACATCCCCCACGACGTGGAGATGTTCCACTTCCTGCAGGACGTCGACGTCGACCCGATCGTCGCGGTCAACAAGATGGACAAGGTCGACGACCGCGACGAGCGGCTGGACGACCTCTGTGACCGGCTCGGGCTGTTCCCGCCGTGGCAACAGTATCAAGAGACGATCTGTCCGATCACCGCAAAGACCGGCAGCATCGAGCCGCTTACGGAGGCGCTGGGCCAGCGGTTCCGCGAGGCCAAGCGCGACGAGCTCCTGCAGTTCGTCAGCTGA
- a CDS encoding TIGR00341 family protein: protein MRLVQVMIPAGKREAVLSVLDENGIDYALSDETSGRRYTGVVSFPLPTNAVEPILDQLREETGIDREAYTVVLDAETVVSERYDQLEKEWTEGEEGERIARDELVTRAADLAPDWVPFLVMTAISAIVATAGLLLDSAAVVVGSMVIAPLIGPAMATSVGSVVDDHELFVRGIKLQAAGALLAVASAAAFAGLLRFGNVVPLGTNEVLAIGEVRERLSPGVPSLVVALAAGIAGALSLSSGVSSALVGVMIAAALVPPTAVVGIGVAWGRPGAVVGSAVLVAVNFLSINLVALAVFWYQGYQPEQWFDVGEARKDTAKRIGALAVTVLILSTVLTGATYASTQRAAFADDARAETESLLSGEPSLSLIGFEVEHGAAFPFRSPERVVVTVGHPPGEEPPALAGRLADRIEDINGGPFGLSSGENVEVAVRYTAVETAGGDGSGTAQALREGGMSGSQSTAATIVSSTPSTFSLSATLM from the coding sequence GTGCGACTCGTACAGGTGATGATCCCCGCCGGGAAGCGGGAGGCCGTGCTCTCGGTGCTGGACGAGAACGGGATCGACTACGCGCTGTCGGACGAGACCAGCGGCCGGCGCTACACCGGCGTCGTCTCGTTCCCGCTGCCGACCAACGCCGTCGAGCCGATCCTGGATCAGCTCAGAGAGGAGACGGGCATCGACCGCGAGGCATACACGGTCGTGCTCGACGCCGAGACGGTTGTCTCCGAGCGCTACGACCAGTTGGAGAAGGAGTGGACCGAGGGCGAGGAGGGCGAACGCATCGCCCGCGACGAGCTAGTCACGCGTGCGGCCGACCTCGCGCCGGACTGGGTGCCGTTCCTCGTGATGACCGCGATCAGCGCCATCGTCGCGACCGCGGGGCTGTTGCTCGACTCGGCGGCGGTCGTCGTCGGCTCGATGGTGATCGCGCCGCTGATCGGGCCAGCGATGGCCACAAGCGTCGGCTCGGTCGTCGACGACCACGAGTTGTTCGTGCGCGGGATCAAGCTCCAAGCGGCGGGCGCGCTGCTCGCGGTCGCGAGCGCGGCCGCATTCGCGGGGCTGTTGCGGTTCGGGAACGTCGTCCCGCTGGGGACGAACGAGGTGCTCGCGATCGGCGAGGTCCGGGAGCGGCTCTCGCCGGGCGTCCCGTCGCTGGTGGTCGCGCTGGCGGCCGGGATCGCGGGCGCGCTCTCGCTGTCCTCGGGGGTCTCCTCGGCGCTGGTCGGCGTGATGATCGCCGCGGCGCTGGTGCCGCCGACCGCGGTCGTCGGGATCGGGGTCGCGTGGGGGCGGCCGGGCGCCGTCGTCGGCTCGGCGGTGCTGGTCGCGGTGAACTTCCTCTCGATCAACCTCGTCGCGCTGGCGGTGTTCTGGTACCAGGGGTACCAGCCCGAGCAGTGGTTCGACGTGGGGGAGGCTCGGAAGGACACCGCCAAACGCATCGGCGCGCTGGCGGTCACGGTACTGATCCTCTCGACGGTGCTCACGGGCGCGACGTACGCCTCCACCCAGCGCGCAGCGTTCGCGGACGACGCCCGCGCAGAGACCGAGTCGCTGCTTTCGGGGGAGCCGTCGCTGTCGCTGATCGGCTTCGAGGTGGAACACGGCGCCGCGTTCCCGTTCCGCAGCCCCGAGCGGGTGGTGGTGACTGTCGGCCACCCGCCGGGTGAGGAGCCGCCGGCGTTGGCCGGTCGACTGGCCGACAGAATCGAGGACATCAACGGCGGACCGTTCGGCCTCAGCAGCGGGGAGAACGTCGAAGTCGCGGTGCGGTACACCGCCGTCGAGACGGCGGGCGGCGACGGCTCGGGGACGGCTCAGGCGTTGCGCGAGGGCGGGATGTCGGGCTCCCAGTCGACGGCTGCGACGATCGTGTCGAGCACGCCCTCGACGTTCTCGCTCTCGGCCACGCTCATGTAG
- a CDS encoding NOG1 family protein, with translation MTFEDLPTTPRSEELLDKAFSRASRTGRAKDPYEAQEAMLRTAGNILSDNLQNVAGAWPDFDYVDPFYYELADAIVDVDRLRQALSEVTWAGNQIEQLRDEYASKIRNSDTDTARKHRKQAFARMADIVEEIEDDLLVVGEARDELKTLPDIRPDEPAIVVAGYPNVGKSSFVNAVTNASNAIESYPFTTTAVHVGHFERDHIRYQIVDTPGLLDRPEAERNDIEAQAVSALRHLADAVLFVVDASGNCGYPLDAQLELRNELDERFDAPVVTVCNKSDVSTDVDADAYMSVAESENVEGVLDTIVAAVDWEPDIPPSRNA, from the coding sequence ATGACTTTCGAAGATCTACCGACCACGCCCCGGTCGGAGGAGCTCCTCGACAAGGCGTTCTCCCGGGCGTCGCGGACGGGGCGGGCGAAAGACCCCTACGAGGCACAGGAAGCGATGCTGCGAACGGCGGGGAACATCCTCTCGGACAACCTCCAGAACGTCGCGGGCGCCTGGCCCGACTTCGACTACGTCGACCCGTTCTACTACGAGCTCGCCGACGCGATCGTCGACGTGGACCGGCTGCGACAGGCGCTGAGCGAGGTGACGTGGGCCGGCAACCAGATCGAGCAGCTCCGCGACGAGTACGCCTCGAAGATCCGCAACAGCGACACCGACACCGCCCGCAAGCACCGCAAGCAGGCGTTCGCTCGCATGGCCGACATCGTCGAGGAGATCGAGGACGACCTGCTCGTCGTCGGCGAGGCCCGGGACGAACTCAAGACGCTGCCGGACATCCGCCCCGACGAGCCCGCGATCGTCGTCGCGGGCTACCCCAACGTGGGGAAGTCCTCCTTCGTCAACGCGGTGACCAACGCGAGCAACGCGATCGAGTCATACCCGTTCACGACGACGGCGGTCCACGTCGGCCACTTCGAGCGTGACCACATTCGCTACCAGATCGTCGACACGCCGGGGCTGCTCGACCGCCCCGAAGCGGAGCGCAACGATATCGAGGCCCAGGCCGTCTCCGCGCTGCGACACCTCGCCGACGCCGTGCTGTTCGTCGTCGACGCCTCCGGGAACTGCGGCTACCCGCTGGACGCCCAGCTCGAACTGCGGAACGAACTCGACGAGCGATTCGACGCGCCGGTCGTCACCGTCTGCAACAAGTCCGACGTGTCGACCGACGTGGACGCCGACGCCTACATGAGCGTGGCCGAGAGCGAGAACGTCGAGGGCGTGCTCGACACGATCGTCGCAGCCGTCGACTGGGAGCCCGACATCCCGCCCTCGCGCAACGCCTGA